Sequence from the Larimichthys crocea isolate SSNF chromosome XXIII, L_crocea_2.0, whole genome shotgun sequence genome:
aaaaacaaactgttaaaatcTTCAAGGTGCTGCAGCTCATGCTGTTGGGTCAAATCCTGCGACAcagatttagtttttcttttttctttaaacataatTTCTCAGTAAAATAGTCGGCTATATAGACAAACTCTAGAAATATGCAGCAAAGAGTTGAACACCGCAAACCCAACGACAGCATCATCAAGTGTCTCACAGGGAAGCATCCAGCAATACAAAAACAGGCGCCTTGCTGAAActtctggggtttttttttgatCGATAAGCGCCGGCAGCATCACAGTGGATATGGACCATACAGATTAATGCCAACGAAGCGGCGACCCAGACTTCATAAAAACCAGCTCTCGCTCCGCCGACTCTCCAGCTTCGACGGTCGCCAGAAGATCAAAGGAGGGCTGGTGGTTTTTTCAGGGTTTGACCTCCGTGGCGGGCTCGGTACACGGCGCGTTGGTTACAGCTGCAGGCTGGGCCAGCGTGGAGAACCAGGAGGTCATGGCCGACTTGGCGCTGGTCAACGCTCCGCCAACGGACTGacctgagagcagcagaggtggagaaCAACGAAGACTTTACTGACAAAGCAGGTACTTCACGACATTTACAGACTCAACCATGACGCTTTTAGACCATTTCTGGCCGTTTCTGACCAACCTCAAACTATTTTGTTCACAAACATGGACTTGGAACTATGGAGATCAGTGATCTGACTTTTTTCCGTTACACGGCCATCACTTGCACTCGAGAACAGGAACAGGAGCGAGAAAAAAACGGTACAAACTATTACGTGTACTATTTGCTTTCGAAGGAAACGCTGGAAAGGCCGGATTTGGACTCTTCGACCTTTCCTGACATATTGTGAGCTTCTATAACGTGAATATTATCGTATTAGGGCCACAAACATTCGTCACGTGTGacgatttgctgcttttttacCAACAAAAATCATAAACGATGAGGTAAATAATCAAAAGTTGACATCCTAGTTGACATATTTACTGAAAAATCGTGTTTTTTAGCAAATGTTTTAGGCATTAAAGAgtcttattttggtgaaactctgaGCTTTCTTACCTACAACCTTCCCTGTCTGGACCACGCTGCGACTGGTGGTCATCATGGCGTTTCCaatcttcttccctctctcgcTGTTCTGCACCGAGCTgcaaggaaagaaaacacagaaggtTCAACCGTGCACCGTGTGTGCATGAACTCACCTAACCTCACCTCTCTGTAGGAACTCTTCCTCCTTTCCAGGAAAACAAACTACACAAAAGTGCTGCTGCTAAATGTTGCAGCAACTTGTTAAGAGAGGCTTGCGTAACAGCAGAGGCCGAGGTGGAGTATCTGATGATCAGAGCTGAGCTGAGAGAGCGGAAACAAGCCGGCTACGTTTCACAACAAACCGGCGGCTCTACGGCCACGCCCGACCGATCACACGACGTTCAGCACGGACCTCACCTCTGCATCATCAGGGGTAaaagtctgactcacaatttacgctGCTAAACAGAGACACGAAGTTTATTTTGATTCGTGTCCGGCGGTTTGAGTGAGCAGTGGTCGAGTGacatggacagtgaatgagagcgagcgagcacCGGCTTTGATAAGGTCgaatcagagaaacaaaaagttattacctgattgtttcacagcagttatgCTCCTGATGCTGTCACTTAAAGATCTAATGATGTGAAAAACACATCTGAATTGTCCGTAGTAGCTCTTTTATCACAATtacaatttgtttttgtgtgtaaatcACTACGCCTTTATGTCCTTAGATGAGCACAGCCTATCCGGGTACTCTGACCTTTTATTTGACTGACAGTAATACACACAGGTCaattaaatatcataaaataagaaaacagctTTGTTGTTTAGCTGTAGGAGCCCAAATCCTACGGCTACtgtaaaagtgaaagaaataCACCCAAattacacaacaaaaacaaccaaacatgaGCAAGTACACAAAGTTTGGCGGACAAAGCGGTTCTGGAACCCTCCTAGTTGGGTTTGAAGTTGCGTTGGGAACCGACCAAAAAGCATTGCCCAAGACGTGCCCGTTCAGAGTTTTGCCGTAAGGGTTGATGAATGATGTGACGTCATTGTAACCTGATTCGTGTTTCTAATTATTCTATTAAGCAACCTTTAACcacaagagaaaaaggaaaccGGGTAGGTTTTGGCTCCACTTCCTACGTTACTTTGTGGTTTTTACAAGGTTCATTTTTAGGTCTGATACGTCTTGCTTCCCCATGTGCATCAATCAATCACTTCTTACCGGGAACACCCGACAAGAGGGGCAGATTTTGAGAGGTTCGACCCGTGAGGTCAAGCcaaactttgaggacaaaatgttcaacttGCTGCCTGATACATCCCAACCACTGACGGGTaccgtgataacaagataatctgtttttattttagtgtgtAAGTAAGTGTAAGTGAAGGCTGCAACCATCCTGATTATTCAGCGACTGAAGTAGAAACATCCGTGAGAGCCAAGAGTTAATCTAAAGGAGACGTCCGGCATGTGAAGTCTGTCATTGAAACCTAAAAccaaagagaaatgtgtgtgtgtgctgtcattcctacacacacacacacacacatacacactcgtaCAGTGTTTATCCGGCTACAGCATCAACATGACGCCGCTCTGTGCACAACGAGCCCGGCCGAGCATGAACTGGCACCGCGACTCGCTGCCTCTGTGGAGTCAGACGGGACGTCCCGCGGTGCCGTCACTCACGTCGGGACACCCGAGTGGATCCACCAAAACATGCTGCGGTTGCTAAGCGCCCGTTGCTAGGATCAATAACCCGGCAGCAGTCCAACCAGGGGAATCTGTCCTCGCCGTGCCAACTTCcccttttgtctttattttcaaagtAAGAGACCGGCTGTTGTTCATCCCACGGCAGCGCTGAGAGGCTCACTGTAGATTTTTGTGTTAATTCTGAGAGTAGCTTTAAGAAGACGAAGATGATTCTTACCACTCGATGTAGGATTAATTATTAGACTATGGCTCCGATTAAGTTACAGTTTTTTGAGGATGAAAACTTTAAGTAGGTTCAGGTTCATCCAGcagctttaaacaaacaaacttgttatttatatttagtcttcatcattttgaaaacatctgcaaaaagaGACGCCGctcaataaaaacactaatCCATGGCACGATTTAAGctttaaacatttcaatattaatcatgttttgtttgatgttgtttgtaaatgttaaattcatTCAAATACACTTTGACAGAATAATCTGAATAATTAAGTAGAAGACTTATTTACTTATAaagtcatttgtgtttttggagtTGACTGTAAAGTTTTGTATATTTAAGGAAACCAGAGCGAAATGTTTGGTTACGCAAAAACAAACTAAGTGAACTAAAGTCTAGAACTGATTAACAGGTCTTTAAATCCAGAGATTAACGACTGAATCTTGCAGTTTACAATGTGTCTACATCTTAAAGGAGATCAAACTCTCATCATTAATCTTTATAATTTTCTAAATATGATGCAAACACTTccaaaatattgtacttttcatGTTATATAATATCTTATATAACTTATATAACCATTTATTCATTATGACTTTGACCTCCCGTTGGCTGTGAAGttcccaaaaactgcagttcctctaacgtccacttgaggctggctccagaagtgagtcagtctccataagtccccatgttaaaaacttcacagcagaaataaacatgtttacagcctggtacaaaaaactgttttggtctctgcagCTAATTTAGTACGAGTCAGTGTGACATACATAGCATGTAAGAAATGTTGAAAGGTTGAAGCTGTTGGGTGGAAATGTGGCTAGAATAACGGAAACACTGAGGTAAATTTAAACAGACACCACTCGACAATCTCACGACAACAGAGCGAGGTATTTCCCCCGAGCCTCCGTGCACACTGTCAGCTCAGAGAGGAGCCCGGCGGACCCCTCCATCTCGCTGGCCTGACCCAAATAAACAGATAACTCCTTATGCAGCGCCGTGCTGACAATGAAGAAAGAGGGTCCGCCTGCAGCTCGTCACGTGACGGGGGCGCAAAAAAGGGTCGGCTGTGTTCAGCTGAGCGGAGTGGACGCACTTTCCCCCTCCAGCCTCGAGCAGATGGAGCTTTCTGCTGTCCCCGACAGATGACGGGCGACGAGGCTTCAGAGTCAGAAAAATGCCTTTAAACCGAAGAACCAGCTGTAAAAGTTTAGTTCTGGTATcgaggtgatttcaaactgaacagcaggtggcgctaaaaacaattcaaatgtttctctgaGGAAAGAAATGAACTCTACGCGTGGTTTGAAATTAATTAAAGGTGCATCACAATATTTTATAATgtatgttaaaatattttaaaaagtaaaatgtattgatttaaattttttttaacgctttCTTCCCGATTTAGCCCTTCATATTCACAATAACCCCCTCCCGCCACGCATTGACGACGAACACACACTATTGTAAATTTTTTCTACTGGACCACCACCCCTCGTCATATTTAAACTCGGATGCGCCTTAAACCCacccccctccatcctctccctcaaccaccccccccccatcctATCGtttcccttctccttctcccgCCTCACCGGGACCCATCCACCCGACCTGGTGACCCCCATAACcccactccctctccctcctcacaACCTCCCCCCCCCTTCCACCTCCCAGGTTATTGCATAATCCACTTGATCTCGCAAATTTCCAGATTTCCCTATCCACGCGATTAGTCATACCACCATATATTTTCATCTTATCTTTGTATGTTgttgtattatatatgtatCTTATCGTATTTGTCCACCCACTTTCCCCCCCCCCTTATGTTTTCACCCTCACCACACCCCCACGCCACCCCACCTCCCTTCCCCCACACCCCCTGTCCACCCACCACACTTCTCATGCGCTTTGATTCACCTCATTTCTCCCACCTCTTCATATCAAACCAATTTGCCAGCTAAACGACCCCCCAccacacccccccaccccccaactCCTTTCCTGACTTTTCTGGATTACTTACCCCCACCTAAAAAATACTCTCGTTTTACCCACCCCCCCCACAcgcaccacccccacccccctttaACCCCTCCGacatcaccccccccccccccaaaaaccCCAATGCACACCTACTTGCCCCCCCAACAcccctcccccccaccccacttTACGTCCGCAACCCCCCTTTCTACACCTCACTCCCATACCTACATAATTCTATAACCACCCTGGCACCATTCAACCACGGCATGCGGTTACCACTCACGACTCCCCACCTAAAAACCACCctttttaccccccccccccaaaattatttaataaattatattgttttaaaaataatcagaatTGAGTGTTTAACAaataacaatgaaatgaaacgtACAGTAACAACATAACTTCCTCGTAACAACTTCTAAACATGCGTTATATCTTTATTATGATGTATTTAATATCAAATTATGATGTCCGGCTTCTTTTTTGGattttcatcatcatatttCATCAAACTTCTTTTTACGACAGAGTTCAGAGCGGCCGTGTCACCGAACACCTGAAGGTAAAGTGAGAGCTCCGAGTGTTACAGCCAAGCAGTCGTGTCCTCACTGTAAAACTAAGTTTGGGATGGACACActcgcctgtgtgtgtgtgtgtgtgtgggggcatTTATCTGACGGGGTAACACTAGTCGTGGTGCTCCAGCTGTGGACGGAGTCGCCTTTCATCGACGCTCTCCTGGAATGAAACCGGAGCCGAGGCTGAAAACGTCTCCGGCTCCGTTTTTGAGAATGAAACTCGCTCATAATTAATGACTTCAGCCGATATGAGACCCTCGCAACCGCAAACCACAAACACTCCCCCTGCAACCTTCAACCTGAGTCCAGCGAGCTGCTACAcccaccacacaaacacagcatgtagTAACACACTAAGTAACTCAAAGTATTCACAGCTGGGTGTCAGGAGAGCGCCGAGCATGACAACGTTTGGTAATTTAATCATTAGTGAGACGGCACCAAAGTGTCGACTTTAAAACTATTTAACTGATTTAAACAACTGTTTCACTTTATTGTGAAATCCAGCCCACAaatcagtcttttattttgaagggatcCCTCATGGAGGctgtcaaagtaaaagcacagcAGAACACTGAGCATGGGGAACGCtaataatttgttttatattaatatttaccCTATGTTCATTTAATTGTTAAATAAGCCCAGTTTGTaccagtcttttattttgaagggatcctttaattgttgtttaaggactgtcaaagtaaaagcacaggTGTCGGTGTTGGTTTAATGTTCTTAAACAACTGAATTTATCACTAACTTATAACTTTTTTAACAAGTAGGATGCTCAtttactttaaaactttaaacttgACCAGTTAtgtgttaatttattatgaAATCCAGCCCACAaatcagtcttttattttgaagggatcCTTCACGGAAGAGGATTTAAACtaatctgtgtgtttcacattaatatttaaacttaTGTTAATTTAATTGTTAAATCAGCCCAGTTTTTaccagtcttttattttgaagggatcatttaattgttttttaaggactgtcaaagtaaaagcacaggtgtaTGACGGAGAAACACTAAGCAAGGGAGTTGTTTAATGTTCTTAAACGATACTAACTTATAACTTTAACGAGCGGGATGCTCAtttactttaaaactttaaactcGACCACTTACGTGTTAATTTATTGTGAAATCCAGCCTACAAATCATCAAGTTTTTCGctgtcttttattctgaagggatCCTTTAATTGTTCAGCATTAAGGAGGAGGACTAAAGCTAATCTGAGCTCTTTAAAAACTTAATTACTGCTCTcagattaatgttttttttcaaaggcaTGAATCAACAGAACACTACCAGcgctttcaaagtaaaagcacaggTGTCTGACAGCAAAACACTGAGCAAGAGTTGGGAAAATGTTCTCAAATGACTGAACTGCTTACTGACACCACAAGAGGGCGGCAACACGCGTGTTTTAGTGGATGATCATGTGATGATAGACAAACATTCTGCAGACTGAGCACCTGCCTCTCTCGTCTTGTGTTTCTGACGTCAACGTCACAGTGTTTTATGCCGCCACAGTGATATCGTCACGTACAGAGCAAGGAGTGGAGAGAAAACTCACTGTGAGAGTCGTAGTTTCACGTCAGCGACGCTGTACTGGCCCTGGAACGGGTGTCTGCAACAGAGAGAGTAGAAgcagaggtcacacacacacacacagatggcaacaaaatacacaaatattatGATTTATCAGCCAatttatgcacatttaaaagcaTGAAATCGATCCGATTTTCTATCCCGAAGTGTTACTCTAAACCAGCGAATGACGCAGGATATCAGAGGATGTTTCTCATGATCAAACATCCAAAAGCAGCTGACCTGTGGTAACGTTTACACAGAATCATTTCTATGCTGTGAATTCTGCgtcaagttttatttatttatccgtAACCAAAGCAGAATTTTTACGCCTTACACACAAATTAATCTTGTTGTCTGACAAACATCCAAGTTTATTTCCAAGTTAAAAGTCTTCAGAGTTTCCTGAAGTCGGCAGATTCACGActccagtgtgtttgttttgttgtactAAGACTTTCGACTTCACGCTTCTGATTTAAGGCGTCAGAGGTCGCTCAGTGTTTCGTAAACATCTAGTCTTAGAAATCTTTGCTATAATTGATCAGTTGATATAAAACTGATGTAAAATGTTCCTTGTGCACGACTGAAAACTAAAAGGTGATCGCttatttactttaaaactttaaacttgACCACTTATGTGTTAATTTATTGTGAAATCCAGCCCAcaaatcacttttattttgaaaggatcCTCCATGGAAGAGGATTTAAACtaatctgtgtgtttcatattaatatttaaacttaTGTTAATTTAATTGTTAAATCAGCCCAGTTTGTaccagtcttttattttgaagggattctttaattgttgtttaaggactgtcaaagtaaaagcacaggTGTCTGACGGCGAAACACTAAGCAAGGGAGTTGTTTAATGTTCTTAAACGATACTAACCTTTAACTTTAACGAGCAGGATGCTCAtttactttaaaactttaaacttgACCCCGTACGTGTTCATTTATTGTGAAATCCAGCCTACAGATCGCGACCTCGAAGCGGCAGCTCTTGAACGCCTTTAATAAGCAGCTCAAGacacatttattcaaactggcCTCTGTCTCGCCTGCTGTCGagtgttttcatgttctgtttctgttctagACTCTTCTGGAGCTCggtcctcctcctgtccaccTACCCCGGGGTGATGGCCGTCATGGCGGGGTGCTTGTTGCTGTACCACACTCTGAAGTTGTGGGTGATCTTCCAGGCGGTGACGAACGGCGCTCCGTAATCGGCCAGCAGCCTCTCGTTAtctgaaacaaagagagagagagagaggcggacaCGTGAGCGGCAGTAACTCGATTTACTGAGACTGAATGAGTGAGAAGATTTATAGTAATATGACAGTAACCAGGTTACATGTCAGGGAGACGTGGCTCGAGCTGTTGACCTGTTGAACCCAGGATGAGCTGCTCATCTTCCCTGACTCTAACCGTCCTGATGGTCGTGAACATGGATTCAATTCGAGGGTTTTGAACTCAGATCTTAAAGTCtgtcacagtttgtttgatAAAACTTATCTTAAGACTTGGCTAAAAACACGAAGAGGAAACAAAGtcgtgttttctcttttgtttgccGAGTTTTATCTTAGAAGGCAGAATTACAAATAACGAAGGGAGGCCAAGTGATTACAGGAGCAAACAGGTGAAGATCGCTCATGTTTGAAGTCTGCAGGCGATGTGAGTTAAACTTTCCAGTGATCAAAAGgattgttttattaataaaaaggTTCTTCTCCTTAAAGCGAAACACTAAACTAAGACTTTAATTGagatcaaacatatttaaagactTTTCACAGCCTGCAGACACTCTGGATTCAATTAAACTCCTCATTAGTAATTAAACCTTTTAATGAAGAAGTGATAAAGAAGGATGAAGAAGGAGGTGAAGCACCTTGCTGTAGTGCTGAGGACAGTAAAGAGTGGAGGTAGAGGGTGAACTGGGCTCTGATCCACTCGTCTCCGCCCTCCCAGCCCGTCCCGTCCAGGAAGACGTCGTCGCGGTTCTCCGTCACGTGTTTGACGAGGTAGTCGGCGAAGCGCAGGTCGGCCGTCGTCAGGCTGAGGATCTTCCGGAGCTCCGGGTCCTGGATCTGGATGCCGGCTTCGTCCACCTACGACACGAAACGCAGACGCGgactttaaaagtttaaaaacctCACGGCGcctgaagtgaaataaaaacacgtCGCACGTGCAGGGACGTACGTCCACGATGGCGTCGCTGAGGTGCCTCTGCTGCCGGAAGAGGATGTTGGTCGCTCCGGCAACGAAGCCACGCACTGCCACATCCGACAGGAGGTGATGCTGCTGCAGGGCCATGTAGGGCAGGCAGAGGTAACCCTAGCAACAGAAAgcaaaggtcacacacacacatagatacacgGTGTGAGTGTTACCTCCGAGTCTGAGTGTTACCTTAGTGAAGATGGGCAGCGGCAGGCCGTACTGATCCTCCTCCAGACCGGACACCAGACCCTGCACGACGCCTCCCTGACTGCTGGCGGATTGCGGCTGCACGGTGATCGGCGTCCCCGGCTTGGAGTCGAAGGTGTCCAGGAGCTCCGGCTGTGTCTCGCTCCCCTCGGCTCCCTCTTTACGAGGGCTCTCCTCCAAAACGCTCGGGTCCAGAGTCTCCCAGTCGCTCTCGGAGGAATCTGGTGACGGGCGTGACGGAGGCTTCAGGAGGTGGTTGTCCCCCGCCGCCGAGCTGTTCCCAGGGGACGGAGGCTCTGCGGCAGGCTGGGCGGTGTCCACCCTGTCCAGCTCCAGCGTGGTGTTCGCGATGTCGGTGACGGACACGGAGACGAACTCCTCGGCTCCTGAGACGCTCTCCACCAGACTCAGGTCCTCGGACACGCTGCTCTTGGGCCTGTAGTGGGACGAGTCGACGAGGCCGTGCTCGATCATACCTGCAGGAATCATCATTCCAACATTTCAACACCTTAAAGTGAAACCATGAGACCtttaacagataaaaacacacctaCACTTGGTTTAATTGTTTTCTGCTACAGTTTAACTCGATAACTAACTAACTAGGGCCAAACAGGGTCAACATCTGAGCTGgaggaaaacatatttatgtcaGCTGCGTCCAGATTTCCTCGTGAAACTTTATAAGCTTTATAAACCAGTTACTGACTTTACtgtctgtttgcttcacttCTCTACTTCTCtacttgtttttacagtttttaaattgttgtttacTCTTATTATTTACTCTATACATGCTGATGAAGCCCTACGCTCCTCAATGCATGGttttaaaacaatacatttacacCTTCTTCTCTCATTTTTAAGCTTTCCTCGACTTCAGTTACCACATTTAATGACGATGTGTGTCTTCTCTATAGAGGACAGCAGGGGGCAGCTCTGTTGGCTGTTAGAAAGAAGTCAGCTCGACGGAGTCTGACGGGAACTGACCCTCGTTCTCAAACACATCCATATTTTAGTGTCGTGTTTAGCTGTAATACGAGAACGTTTGTGAACAGACAGGACGTCATTTTTTCCTGCAAGATGCCCACGACTATGATGCCACATTCTACAGATCTGTGAGTGTTCCTGCTGACCTGGAAACAGCGACAAAACCGTCATCAGAGCTCCGACCAGTTTGTTGACAGGAGCCACGTAGAACATGACCTGCAAACGTGAGAAACAGACGctgagtttcatttttaaaaaaactttcccGGGCAGGAGAGACAGATTTGTCGTTTGTCATCGTACCTTCTTCTCCAGCAGGATGAGCTTGAAGAGGATGAGAATCTGTGGAGGAAACAAGACGAGAGTTAACAAGACATTAAACAAACTACGAGACGCTTTAACGCTGCAGCTCGGTGTGTGATTCTCTACCTTGTGTCGAAAGTGAAGGATTAAATCTCGTGGTGATAAACCTgaggacagaaaacaagaagaattTACCTTCAGGCACGAACATAAAAATATCTGACTCAAAACGAgtcaaactctgttttttattcagtatttatGTGACTTTAAACCCACCGAGATAAACCTGCGAACCCTCCAGAGTCGACCCCCTCAGAGATCCGTTCATGTGGTCGTACAGCTCCTGCAGGAAAGGAAACAGGAGGTGAGCGGAGGAGGCGTCGTcgacaggaggaggtggatcaCTGACGGACACACTGACGTCACTCACCTTTAAGATGGAGATCTGCGAGAAGTCTT
This genomic interval carries:
- the avl9 gene encoding late secretory pathway protein AVL9 homolog, which produces MEPHGREELKGPVLHIVVVGFHHKKGCQVEFSYPPLMPDEGHDSNVLPGEWKYLPFLALPDGAHNYQEDTVYFHLPPLSGDMKCVYGVSCYRQIEAKALKVRQADVTRETVQKSVCVLSRVPLYGLLQAKLQLITHAYFEEKDFSQISILKELYDHMNGSLRGSTLEGSQVYLGLSPRDLILHFRHKILILFKLILLEKKVMFYVAPVNKLVGALMTVLSLFPGMIEHGLVDSSHYRPKSSVSEDLSLVESVSGAEEFVSVSVTDIANTTLELDRVDTAQPAAEPPSPGNSSAAGDNHLLKPPSRPSPDSSESDWETLDPSVLEESPRKEGAEGSETQPELLDTFDSKPGTPITVQPQSASSQGGVVQGLVSGLEEDQYGLPLPIFTKGYLCLPYMALQQHHLLSDVAVRGFVAGATNILFRQQRHLSDAIVDVDEAGIQIQDPELRKILSLTTADLRFADYLVKHVTENRDDVFLDGTGWEGGDEWIRAQFTLYLHSLLSSALQQDNERLLADYGAPFVTAWKITHNFRVWYSNKHPAMTAITPGHPFQGQYSVADVKLRLSHSVQNSERGKKIGNAMMTTSRSVVQTGKVVGQSVGGALTSAKSAMTSWFSTLAQPAAVTNAPCTEPATEVKP